Below is a genomic region from Raphanus sativus cultivar WK10039 chromosome 4, ASM80110v3, whole genome shotgun sequence.
tgaaacaaGACTTTTCTTATTTAAAGTAACGTTTTTCACACGGTTGGCATGATTTGCTTCACTAAAAGCATTTCCAACCCACACCATTTTTATCTCCATAAAAATTGGACTATTCCAAaaatggaatatatatatatatatatatatatatatatatatatatatatatatatatatatatattactttaaatagAATAGGATTGAAGTGAAACTTATTACTCAATTATACTATGgaattactttattttaaaattaaattatggaGTAGTACATTTGATATGTTCTAATTAAGTGTTAGTTTTATATTGTGTTAGATGAACTATCACCATGCAGGGACCAGACAACCTCACCAACGTGCCCACTTGTGTCTACTGCTGAATTTTCTTGTTGTTTTGGATCAgcaatttgtgtttttttctgcTGTCGATTTTGTCAGATTCTGAAATAGTTCAGAgaaaacatatgtatatatatatatattttaaattctatacGTTCTGGGGTTTTCACTTAGACTacagataaaaaaaacttaaatcgTCCATGGAACATGTCAGACTTATCGTCTTCTTTGCATGCGTCCTAATGTTTGTTCCATTAAAAGCCTTAGCTCAGGCAGATACCTATCAGTTTGCTCCAAGCTTCAACTGTTTAGACCGAGGCAACTTCACGGCCAACAGCACTTTTGCCGGAAACCTCAACCGCCTtgtctcctctctctcctcagTAACATCCCCTGAAGCTTATGGCTTCTACAACCTCTCCTCTGGAGAATCCTCTGGAGAAAGAGCTTATGCAATTGGTCTGTGTAGAAGAGACATCCTAAAAGACGACTGTCTCAGCTGCATCCAGACAGCAGCACGAAATCTCACCAAACAGTGTCCTCAGGAAAAACAAGCTTTTATGTGGTACACGCACTGTATGTTTCGTTACTCGAACATGACAATCTATGGACGAAAAGAGACGTACCCAACTCTGGATTTTATTGTGGGTGAAACGATATCATCAAACGAAGATGAGTTCAAGCGTCTGCGAAGAGGGCTATTGGATAGGCTCAAAGGGATAGCAGCGGCTGGTGGGCCAAATAGGAAATACGCTCAAGGGAACAGTTCTTCTTCGACAGGGTACAGTAATAAATTCTATGGAAGTGCGCAGTGTTCGCCCGATTTGTCTGAACAGGATTGTGATAACTGTCTAGATTTTGGGTTTGAGCTTATCCGAAGTTGTTGTGATGATAAGATTGGGTTTATGTGGTATTGTCCTAGTTGTAACTTCCGGTTCGATACCTGGAGATTCTATGAGCTTGACGCCGACCTAGAGCCTGATCCACTTGCTACAAAAACTAAGAGAACAGGTAAGTACAAATTCTTGTGTATTCTGCTGCAGATCTTTGTCCCCTAGTTGCGAAAGTTTTTGTTCTTTATGATTAGGAGCACCTTCGATCGTactctaattttaattttaaaaatggaattTGAAGTATTCTTCTATATTTTCCACTTTTTAATAaggtaaaaaaatgaaaaaaaaacattaggaTAGTCGTTCCAATAGTTCTTGGAACATGGAGTAATGAAGCAATGTAGTagttgtttgacaaaaaaaaaatgaagcagTGGACATAATTTTTACTCATTACTCCATTTCACTCTATTTTAGTTTAGAACTGGAATAAAAGTCGACACCAATATGAAATTACTcaattttaaaggaaaaatcaGAGTAATACATTAGAGATCCCTAAGACAATGAATGTTATATTGCAGGATTTAAAGTTGTTATTGCGATAGTCGTTCCAATAGTTCTTGTTGCTTTATTTGCAATTTTGCTATGCTTGGTCTTGAAGTGGAAGAAAAACAAGTCAGGAGATACCGTCGAAGGTAACGTATCGTCAATATTCTCCTTCTTGTTACGGTTATGCTGTTGAAAAGTAAAAATCTTGTTCCTGATAACTTCTGTCTGCATACTCAGTTCTTGGGAATCCGGCTTTGTCGGGATCAGTTGCCGATGATGATTTCTTGAAAACAGATTCGTTGATGGTTGACTTTGAAGATCTAAAGGCCGCAACAAATAACTTTTCTTCTGAAAACGAACTTGGACGTGGtgggtttggttcagtttataAGGTAAGTTTCTTTAACCAAACTTCTTAACGGTAACTTTAGTTAGGCTGCTTGAgagatttataaactttggGATTATGTGTATTCTCAGGGTGTGTTCTCTCATGGGCAAGAAATCGCAGTGAAAAGATTGTCGGGTACTTCTGGACAAGGAGACACTGAATTCAAGAACGAAATCTTAGTACTTGCAAAGCTTCAACATAGGAACTTGGTTAGGCTTTTGGGTTTCTGCATACATGGACAAGAAAGACTACTTGTTTATGAGTTGATCAAGAACGCTAGTCTTGACCATTTCATCTTTGGTAATTTTTCTCCTCCTTTGCTCCATATGAGCCGTACCATTTTTTCTGCTCTGTTTTGATCTTTGCGCCATTGCAGATCCGGAGAAGCGTCAACTTTTGGATTGGGGAATACGATACAAAATGATTAGCGGAGTTGCTAGAGCACTTGTTTATCTTCATGAAGACTCTTGTTTCCGGACAATTCACCGTGATCTTAAAGCTAGCAACATTCTTTTGGACCAAGAACTGAATCCAAAAATTGCTGATTTGGGCTAGCTAAACTCTTTGACACAGGCCAAACCATGACACAGCGATTCACAAACAGAATTGCAGGAACTTAGTAAGTAAACTCATCTTACTAAAAGAATTTAAGCAAAGAATATTTATAGAGCATTTgcatttttttaaatggtttttAGAATGTTTTAATAACAATAGttgattatataataaatagtataatgCTTTGTCTAAGCTCTACCAAACATAACTTGATTAAATCCAAGTACAAACCGTTATAAAtggttttgtttaattttttcttgGTAGCGGGTATATGGCTCCAGAATATGCCATGTACGGACAATTCTCGGTTAAAACAGACGTTTTCAGCTTTGGTGTATTAGTCATTGAGATCATTACAGGTAAGAGAAACAACAATTGTGGATCTGAAGATGCGGAAAATCTTCTTGCGTGGGTAAGTATACAAAACCTAACTGGTATTACCTAATTTTCGCTATTTTCTTAGTCTTGTTAAATATTGAGTctttttcattctattttttcctTCTCAGGTTTGGAGATGTTGGAGAGAAGGAAATATACAAAGCATGATAGATCTGAGTTTAAACAGGGGATCAAGAAAGGAGATCTTGAGGTGCATACACATTGGTCTGTTATGTGTTCAAGAGAGTGCAGCGACTAGACCAACAATGGCTTCGGTTGCTCTAATGCTCAACAGCGATTCGTTTACTCTCCCCGACACCTACAAGGCCTGCGTTTGTGTTAGAGAAAGTGATGCCTCCGAATGTTTTTCTTCGACTGAAGAGTTACAAATGTCGTCGAATGATGTCACTGTTTCTGAGTTATCTCCTCGCTAGAGAGGTGATGCAATCTGtaaatgtttttgattattCTCTTTAAACCTTTttatgggggggggggggggggggggggaggggggaAATTAGGTTATTCATAGGTTTACATTCAGGTTTGATAGATAAATTAAGGAAATTAGCTTATTCATAGGTTTTCATTCAGGTTTGATTAATAAACTAAGAAACCCCCACAAGTTATTTGGTTTGAGGCGGTTGGAAGTTCAAACTCTTCCTTAAATACCATGTAGCATGGGTTGGTAGAGTGGACAACTGATTACGTGAATGGTTGAAACACGCGGTTAAAAGTTCAAATGAGGGAGAAACAGACTGATTTACGAACCCTCTAAAGAAACATGACGTTTACTAATTACAACTCCATGTTTATGTTACCGATCggtataatttttataaataattttcaattacAGTAACCTGTTGTATGTATTGGTATTTCCTCTAGTTCGACGATTTTAAGCTTATTTCGAACACAAAGTACAACGATTTTCGAACAGACTTTAAATGTATCGAAGGTGCACTTGTGAACATCACACTTTCTGAACACCATATGTTATGTTGGCAGCGTGAGAAATCAATCACGTGCAGATTTAAAAGTACGGCGAATGATACAAGTTTTTGGAAATGAATTAATCGAAATGCGATGAAAAATTCATGGAATATGGAACACCACATTTTGCTTGTCTGCTCGGTCCGTGATAGTCGTTTTAAAAATCGGTACGTGaagaagtttataaatatacaagAAGAAAGGGGaacgaaaagaaagaaaaaagtggGGGGGGGAGACATGAAAGGAGTAACAAACACCTTTGAAGATGTAAGCAAGAGCTTATAGATGTCACCAGTGCCTTGACTAGAGATGTTGATATGGGTAAACCTAGCCAGTTTAGACCAACCTTATTTAATACACACCCCATTTAAAATTATACTAGACCTTGATCCGCCCGACCGGGccgggtatttattttctgtttttagtttttttttatattaaatgatgaatttgtaatatttacacataaatccagattgaaaattaatttttgcagttataataaaaattaaaagcttaataaaatattatgatataaaatttaaatttcttaattaaaataatatagaggtgggtcatattttttttccaattccaaaattttaacatcccaaataaaataaatttataaatataaaagtataaatatatttggaactattattttc
It encodes:
- the LOC108854939 gene encoding LOW QUALITY PROTEIN: cysteine-rich receptor-like protein kinase 29 (The sequence of the model RefSeq protein was modified relative to this genomic sequence to represent the inferred CDS: inserted 2 bases in 2 codons; deleted 1 base in 1 codon), which produces MEHVRLIVFFACVLMFVPLKALAQADTYQFAPSFNCLDRGNFTANSTFAGNLNRLVSSLSSVTSPEAYGFYNLSSGESSGERAYAIGLCRRDILKDDCLSCIQTAARNLTKQCPQEKQAFMWYTHCMFRYSNMTIYGRKETYPTLDFIVGETISSNEDEFKRLRRGLLDRLKGIAAAGGPNRKYAQGNSSSSTGYSNKFYGSAQCSPDLSEQDCDNCLDFGFELIRSCCDDKIGFMWYCPSCNFRFDTWRFYELDADLEPDPLATKTKRTGFKVVIAIVVPIVLVALFAILLCLVLKWKKNKSGDTVEVLGNPALSGSVADDDFLKTDSLMVDFEDLKAATNNFSSENELGRGGFGSVYKGVFSHGQEIAVKRLSGTSGQGDTEFKNEILVLAKLQHRNLVRLLGFCIHGQERLLVYELIKNASLDHFIFDPEKRQLLDWGIRYKMISGVARALVYLHEDSCFRTIHRDLKASNILLDQELNPKIAXFGLAKLFDTGQTMTQRFTNRIAGTYGYMAPEYAMYGQFSVKTDVFSFGVLVIEIITGKRNNNCGSEDAENLLAWVWRCWREGNIQSMIDLSLNRGSRKEILRCIHIGLLCVQESAATRPTMASVALMLNSDSFTLPTPTRPAFVLEKVMPPNVXSSTEELQMSSNDVTVSELSPR